GCCCGTTCGAGGAGATTCCCCATGCGATTGAAAGGCGCGAGCCGTTGCTCAACAGCGCGGCGTAGGTCAGGTTAAGGTCTTCCACCTGCGTGGTGGCAGTGCCCACATTCCAGCGCACGGCGCGTCGCTGACGGTTCGGCAAGCTGGAAAAGCCCACGATAACATCGCCGCGGATATCGAAAGCCTCTCCTGCATTGCCGCCCAGATGCGCGAGTTGTTCTGGCTGCCAGTTGTTCACCTCGCGCCACATCACAGGGTAGTAGCTACCGCCCCAAAAGTTGCCCGTGTTCCCGACAGCAATCGTGCCGTCGCCAGAGACCTCGCGGGGCACGCAACCGTAGTGCCCCGATACGGGGTTCAGGAACGCCCAAGCAGCCACGCTGCCATCGCTGTTCAAGCGGAACACAACCCCTTTGTAGCCCCATCGATTGCCGTGTCCGAAAGCCACCACGGTGCGCGCATCATCGGAAATGCCGTATGCCTCCCCAAGATACATATCCCCCGGTACTGCATAGGTATGCACAAGGGGTGGGTTCGTATTCAGTTCCCATACAGCGGGTAAGTTATTACCCGATGGCGACCGTGCCTTCCCCACTGCGTGGGAGCCTGACGGAGTGATATCCACAGCCCAGCAGAAGCTGGGCGCGGGGGGCAACCACTGGAAGTTATTCGGAGGTGTCCACATAAACGCACGTTGAACAGGGTCGAAATCCCAGAACCCGACTGCTTTGCTTCCGTCAGCGGCGACGGCTATAAGGTACGAGGAAGCATATACCTGTGTTATGGTGCTTGTCTGGCGGTTCCAGACGACGGCGTAGCCATTCGCGCGACCAACAACGGTTGTGCCGTCGTTAGAGACATCGTAAGCAAAGCTGGAACCCCCTGTTGGCGTGAGCGTGCCTAGCCAGGTCAGCGATTGCGCCTCGCCGCGCATCCCTACGCTAAGCATCGCGCTCAACACCAGCAATGCCGGCAGTAGCCAGTAGCCACGAAGTGTCTTCATTGTCACGAACCTCCTTCCTCAATGCTTTGTGGTAACCTGCCCAGAAAGAAAAGGTGGACGTGTTGAGCTACTCATGCTTTCAGTACTTGTTGCATCGTATTATAGTGTATTGTATGCACGGGTGTCAAGCAGTTGTGAGAGGGTGTTTGAGAATTGTTGAGAAGTGGATGCAGAGCAAGGAGAGAGGCGTTCTTGCTACTCCTTGTCCTACCTCACCCCCGTCCCCTCTCCGACGAGGAGAGGGGCGTTCCCCCTTCCCTCGCAGGGAAGGGGGCAGGGGGGTAGGTGATCTATTCATTCTAACCACCAATTTCGAACACCCTCGTACAGTCTGAGGGTGTTCGAGAATTGTTGAGAAGTTGGTTGTAGCGCAAGGAGAGAGGCGTTCTTGCTATCCCTGCCTTACCTCACCCCCGTCCCCTCTCCTACGAGGAGAGGGGCGTTCCCCCTTCCCTTGCAGGGAAGGGGGCAAGGGGGTTAGGTTATCTATCCATTCAACCAGCAATTTCGAACACCCTCGTACAGTCTTGACAAAGAGCATTTTGTTCGGTAAAATCCTACAGGTGTTTGAACACAATTCGCTGAGAGAAGCGGGGTTAGCCATGCTCGCTATCGTCAGAACAGGTGGAAAACAGTATAAGGTAGAACCCGATACCATCCTGCGTGTGGAAAAGCTACCGGTGGCAGAGGGGCAGACCGTTGAGCTCACCGAGGTGCTGCTGGTGCGGGATGAGAACGGTCTGCGCGTGGGCACGCCCACGGTACCTAATGCAAAGGTGGTTGCCGAAGTGGTGCGCCACGTGAAGGGCAAGAAGGTTATCGGGTTTACGTATAAACCGAAGAAGAACGAACGACGCCGCTATGGACATCGGCAGTGGCAAACTGTTCTTCGGGTGCAGAGCATCGAAGCGTAGAGTGAGGTGAGGCAAATTGGCACATAAGAAAGGTGTGGGTAGCTCCCGCAACGGGCGAGATAGCAAGTCGAAGCGCCTCGGCGTGAAGGAATACGCGGGTGAGTTCGTGAAGGCGGGGAGCATCATCATCCGCCAGCGAGGCACCAAGTTCAAGCCCGGCAAGAACGTGGGCATGGGCGGCGATTACACGCTGTTCGCCCTGGTGGATGGCGTGGTGAAGTACGAAAGCAACGACAAGAAGAATCGCCGCGTGAGCGTGGTGCCAAGAACAGAAACGGTTACCGCGTAGATTCGCTGGATGAAAGAGCAAGGGAAAGGCTCGCCAGAGTGCGAGCCTTTTCGCGCATTCGAGGGACAGGATGTTTGTCGACGAAGTCACCATCGAGGTTCAGGCTGGAGATGGCGGCAGCGGCTGTGTGGCGTTCCGCCGAGAGAAGTACGTGCCGCGCGGAGGTCCATCCGGAGGGGACGGTGGGCGCGGCGGTGACGTGGTGCTCGTTGCGGACGAACGCCTCACCACCCTGCTGGACTACCACTTCCAGCGTCACTACCGCGCCGAGCGAGGCGGGGACGGCGGTCCTAACCTGCGCCATGGTAAGCATGGCCGACACTGCGAACTGCGTGTGCCCCTTGGTACGGTAGTCTACGACGAGGAGAGTGGCGAGTGGTTGGCGGATCTCATTCAGCCCGGACAGCGTGTCGTGGTAGCGCGCGGAGGCCGCGGCGGTCACGGTAACGCCTATTTCGCCAACCCCTCTCAGCAAACGCCACGCTTTGCCGAAAAAGGCGAACCGGGCGAGCGACGCAGGCTTCGTCTGGAGCTGAAACTGCTGGCGGACGTGGGGCTGGTGGGCTATCCGAACGTGGGCAAGTCCACGCTCATCTCCCGCATCTCTGCCGCCAAACCCAAAATCGCTGACTATCCCTTTACCACCCTGGTACCCAACCTGGGCGTTGTGTTCGTAGAGCAGGGACGCAGTTTTGTGGTGGCGGACCTCCCGGGCTTGATTGAGGGCGCGCACGCAGGCGAGGGGCTGGGGCATCAGTTTCTGCGCCACGTGGAACGCTGTCGCGTGCTGGTGCATATGCTGGACATTTCCGGTATGACAGGGCGCGACCCCCTGCAGGATTTCGATGTAATTCAACGCGAACTGGAACTGTACAATCCAGACCTGTTGCGTCGCCCGATGGTGGTTGCGCTTAACAAGGTGGATGTCGCGCCTGCCGAACTCAGGGACCGCGTGGGGGATGCCCTGCGCGAAAAGGGTTTTGCGGTGCATCTTATCTCCGCCGCGACGGGAGAAGGCGTGCAGTCACTGGTGTATCATCTTGCAGAACTTCTGGACACAATCCCCTTGCCGACTGCACCGGTCGAGGACATGGTGGTGATTCGCGCCCCTCGGCAGGACGAGCGTGCCTGGCAGGTTGCGCAGACCGGTGAGCATGAGTTTACCGTGCAGGGGAAGGGCATCGAGCGGATGGTGAAAATGACCGATTTAGAGAACGAAGAGGCGGTACGCCGTCTGCATCGTAAGCTGGAGCGTATCGGTGTGCTGCAACGCCTGCGCGAGGCGGGTATCCAGCACGGAGATACGGTGCGCATCGGCGATGAGGAGTTCGACTTCGTGGACGAGGAGCGTTGGGAAGCCTCGTAATGGCTTATCGTAGAGTTGTGGTTAAGGTTGGTACCAGCACGCTGACCGATGAGACCGGCGCGTTGGACCGGGTGTACATCGCCTCGTTGGCAATGCAGTGCGCTGCCGAGCATCGTTCAGGCACTGATATGGTGCTGGTGAGTTCCGGCGCCATCCGCGCAGGCGTCGAGCAATGGGAGGGTTATGTTGGGCAGCCGGCAGAATCCCTCTCTCGCGCGACCATACCCTTCAAGCAGGCGATGGCAGCTATCGGTCAGCCCCTGTTGATGCAGGCGTATCTGGCGGCGTTTGCGGCGTACGACCTGCCGGTGGCGCAGGTGCTGCTCACGCGTGAGGATTTCGGTGAGCGGCATCGCTTCCTGCACGCCCGCAACACCCTCCAGCAACTGCTCAGGATGGGCGTCGTCCCTATCATTAACGAGAACGACACCGTTGCCACCGAGGAGATTCGCTTCGGCGATAACGATACGCTGGCGGCAATGGTGGCTTCCCTGCTGGATGCCGACCTGCTGATTCTGCTTTCGGACGTGGAGGGGCTGTATGAGCGAGACGAACGCGGGCGGTACACCCGGCTGGTGCGCCAGGTGCATCGGCTGGATGAGCACATCTGGCGTATGGCGCAGGGTAGTGGCTCGCGCGTGGGTACGGGTGGCATGATTACCAAACTGCAGGCGGCGCAGATCGCCACCACCTCCGGCGTGATGATGGTGATTGCGCATGGCAGGCACGAGGGAATCATCCATCAAATCTGTCATGGACGCGATTTCGTGGGCACGGTGTTCTATCCCCTGCCGCGCAAGCTGTGTCACCGCAAACGCTGGCTGGCATACGGTCTGCCCTCCTCGGGGGCGATTGTGGTGAACGAGGGAGCCAAACAGCGCATTATTGCGGATGGCAAAAGTTTGCTTCCCGCAGGCGTGCTGCGTTGCGAAGGACACTTTTTGCCTCAGCAGGTGGTGGAAGTACGCGATGAGGGCGGTCATGTGTTCGCGCGTGGGTTTACCAACTACAGTAGCGAGGAGCTGACGCGCATCGCAGGCTGCCAGAGCTCGCAGATAGCCGAGAAGCTCGGCTTCAAACGCGCCGATGAGGTGATACACCGCGATAATCTGGTGCTGGTTTACGACGCGGTGTGAACATCCTGCACTGACGAACCGCTGAGCACGCAGGAAGCGAGATAATGACTCGGCGAACCCTGCGCTCTCTGCGGTGAAAACGCGGAGGAGTAGTGACATGAAAATGGGTAGAGTGTGGTGCTGGCTGGTCGCATGGGTGGCTCTGTCCGCCGTACAGGCACTGTCTGCGCCTTCGGTGACCCTGTCCGACCTGCTGAAGCAGATGGTAGACCTCGAGGCGTTAAGCCTAGAACCCCTTCCGGGCGAGCGATGCAATCAAGCATCCAGCTACGACCGCGCCAGCCGCATCGTGGACGGCAAGAAAGTAGACTGGTTTGCCAACGGCGATGCCGGTCAGTACATCCGCATCGAGGAACGTAGCGGGCGCAGGGAGATGGTGATGGCAGATATTCCGGGACCCGGTGCGATAGTGCGTATCTGGTCGGCGAACCCGAAGGGTATACTACGCATCTACATCGACGGCACGGAGAAACCGGCGATAGAGCGCGAATTTGCGAAGCTGTTTGACGGTTCGCAAGGATATCCGTTCATCCCTCCTCTGGCAGGTATACGTTCCAGTGGAGCCAACGTCTATTTCCCCATTCCCTTTGCGAAGCGTGCGCTGGTTACCGTAGAAGGCGGCGAAGGCATGTACTATCACGTCAACTATCGTCTCTATCCGCCCGGCACACAGGTAGAAAGCTTCTCCTGGCAGGCGGTAGAGCGTACGCGCAAACTGGGCGAGCAGGTGATGCGGCGGCTGGCAAAGCCCTACGAGACGTGGCGTGCGCCTGCTGGTTCGCAAACCTATTCGCTTCGCTGGGATATTCCTCCGAGTGGCTCGCGGGTGCTGAATCTGCAGGGACCGGCGCGTATCGTAGCAATCGAGATGCAGCCGCAGGCGAGGGACATACAGAAAGCATTGCGGGCGGCAGTGCTGGAAATCACCTGGGATAACGGTATGTTGCCCTCAGTGTGGTCTCCGCTGGGCGATTTCTTCGGCACTGGACCCGGCTTAAACCCATATCAGGCATTACCCTGTGGAGTGCTGGAAAACGGCACGATGTACAGCCACTGGGTGATGCCTTTTGCCTGGCGGGCGGTGCTGCGGATACGCAACGAGGGAGATGAAACGCTGGAGCTGTCGGGCAAGGTGGTGGTGCAGCCCATGCGCTGGAGCGATCGCTGGATGCACTTCCACGCGCAGTGGCATACGCAATATCCCATCCGCACCCGCCCGATGCGCGACTGGACGATGGCAGAGGCGTGGGGAACAGGGCGTTTTGTGGGCGTTGCGTTGAGTGTGGCAAATCCTGTCAAGGTGTGGTGGGGCGAAGGCGACGAGAAGTTTTACGTGGACGGAGAGCAGTTTCCCAGCACCTTCGGCACCGGTACAGAAGACTTCTTCGGCTACGCCTGGGGTAATCCCACACCGTTCACGCACGCCTACCACAACCAGCCCCGTGCCGATGGACCCGGCAGCTACGGTCACGTGTCCAACAACCGTTTCTTCATTATCGACAACGTGCCGTTCCAGAAGAGCTTTCGCGCGGATATCGAGGTATGGCACTGGGCAGAAGTGGAGGTCAGCTACAGCGCAATCGGTTACTGGTACGCGACTGGCGAGCAAGGAGCAAGGAGCTTTCCCACCTTGCGCGAGCGTTTGCCCGTGCAGCTACCCGAGCTGAAGGTGTATCGCGAGCCTGATGCTATCGAGGGCGAGGCGATGAAGATTTTGCGATGCAACGGTGGCAACACCAGCACGCAAGACATGCAGGGCTTTGGCGAGGCGTGGAGTGGTGGTGCGCAGTTGTGGTGGACAGGTGCACAACCGGGCAACGTGCTCGAACTGGGCTTTAACGCCAGCAAGGCAGGCACGTACGATCTGATTGTGGCGATGACCAAAGCAGTGGACTATGGACAGTTCCGCCTGTCGGTGAACGGCGTGTCCGTCGGCGATGTGGTAGACCTGTTCAATAACGGGGTCGTCCACACGGGCAAAATCAGCATGGGAAGGGTGCAGTTGAAGCAGGGGCAAAACGTGCTGCGTGTGGAGGTGGTGGGCACCAACCCTGCCAGCACCGGCGATCGCTACATGTTCGGGCTGGACTTTATCAAGATAGTGCCGGTGCAATAAGGTGGAGTGTTCCACAGGGTTCTGACCGCCACCCAGTGGAGGGCGAGGCTCCCGCCGAGCCGTTGGTGTCATTGCGAGGGAACGGGGACATGCCTCTCTCCTCACAAGGGAGGAGACGGGGATGAGTTTGGTCCCGTGCAGGAGATGGCTCGCCGCTTTGCGGCTCGGTCAGGGTACGACCGTTTACAACAGTGTATGTACAGTTGCAGCATCACCGGGTTACAATGGGAGGTGTCACGATGACGTACTGGTGGCTTCTCGCATCTTGTTTGCTGGCGGCAGTGGCATTGGCGGCTTCGGCTCAGCAGACACTCTTTGACTTTGAAAACGAGGCGCAAGCCCAGCCTGTTGTGCAAAACGAAGTGCGAGCGCAGCGGGTTTTGGCAAGCGGAAAGCTTTCGGGTTACGCGCTGGAAGTGGAGTTCCGCCCTGCGGAGTGGCCAAACGTGATGTTCCGTCCCGTCCAGCCCTGGAACTGGACAGGAGCGGGCGCACTAGCGATAGATATTCATAACCCCAACGCCGAGCCGGTATGGTTTGGTATCCGTGTGGATGACGATCCGCGCGCGGATGGCTGGAACTACTGTCGACAGGCTACCACCACCATCGGCGCGGGCGAGACGCATACCTACGTGCTGCCGCTGGCTTTCAACCCAATGGACTACGGCATGAGAGGGCTGCCGCCACTGGTGGAGGGAGGCGGTATTCTGCTGGGGGTAACGAACCCGCACAAGCTGAACGTCAGCCATATCGTGGCGTTTCAGGTCTTTCTCCATCGCCCAGCTAAGCCGATTAAACTGCAAATAGATAACATCCGCCTCGTAGAGGGTAGTGCACCCGTCAAGGGTATTGTAGACCGCTTCGGGCAGTGGACGGGCGGCGACTGGCCCGGCAAGGTAAAAAGCGAGGATGACTTGAGACGTAGACGCCAGCAGGAAGCAGAGGAGCTGAGAAGACTTCCCTCACTGCCAGACCGCGATGAGTACGGCGGCTGGAAGGACGGTCCCAAGCTGCAGGCGACAGGTTATTTCCGCACCGCTAAACATGACGGCAAGTGGTGGCTGGTGACACCGGCGGGCACGCTGTTCATCTCGTTGGGCATGGACTGTGTGCACACTGGCGACGCTACCTTCATCGCCGGACGCGAGCAGATGTTCACCTGGCTACCTGAAGAGGGCAGTCCACTGGCAAAGCACATCGGCTACCAGTCGGGTGTGCATTCGGGACCGGTGAAAGAAGGCAAAACCATTAACTGGTATGCGCTCAACCTGCAGCGCAAATACGGGGAGAACTACAAGCCGGTGTGGATGGACGTCACCCTGCGCCGTCTGCGCTCGTGGGGCTTTAACACCATTGCCAACTGGTCGGACTGGGATTTTCACCGCAACGGCAAGGTTCCTTACGTGGGCACAGCGCACATCGGCGGCGAACATGCGCGCGTTTCCAGCGGCAGCGACTACTGGGGCAGAATGCATGACCCGTTTGACCCCAAGTTCGAGCAAAGTGTGCGCAACTCCCTGCGCCCGGTAGTCCAGCACATCGGCGACGACCCCTGGTGCATCGGCTATTTCGTGGATAACGAGCTGAGCTGGGCTGGTGCGGGCGAGGAAGGAGGACGTTACGGACTGGCGTACGGTGCGCTGCAAGAAGAGGCTGCGAACTCTCCTGCCAAACGCGCCTTGATGCAGCAGCTGCGTCAGAAGTACGAAACGATTGATAAACTGAACGCTGCGTGGGGCACATCCTTCGCCAGCTGGGAGGATTTGGAGAAACCCCAAAAGCTGCAACCGCCTTCCACCGACGCCCGCAAGCAGGACTTCGCCGTCTTCGTCAAGAGCCTCGCACGGCAGTACTTCCGTACGGTACGTCATGTGTTGAAAGAGCTTGCTCCCAACCACCTGTACCTCGGCTGTCGGTTCGCGTGGTACGGACCAGACGCGGTAGAGGCAGCGGCAGAGTACTGCGACGTGGTCAGCTTCAACATCTACGCACCACGTGTGGAGCGTGAGCGGTACGCCATCGTAGAAAAGTTGGACAAACCCGCCATCATCGGCGAGTTCCACTTTGGCGCATTAGACAGGGGCATGTTCCACACCGGACTGGTCGCCGCCAAAGACCAGCAAGACCGCGCGCGGATGTACAAAGACTACCTGACCAGTGTGCTCACGCACCCCAACTTCGTCGGCTGTCACTGGTTCCAGTACAACGACCAGCCGCTGACCGGAAGGTGGTTTGACGGTGAGAACTACAATATCGGCTTCGTGACCGTTACCGATACGCCTTATCCCGAAATGGTACAAGCTGCACGGGAGATACATAGCGAGGCGTATCGGTTGAGGGCAGGCGTGCAGGGCGCCAGGTGACCCCCCTTGCCTTCTGCCCGTAGCCGTGCTATACTTTTTAAGGGTATGCCCGGGTGGCGGAATCGGTAGACGCACGGGACTTAAAATCCCGGGCCTTAGTGCGTGCGGGTTCGAGTCCCGCCCCGGGCACATGGTGTGGGTGAATATGTTTGTGAGGAGGAGTCATGCCACAACCCGAAGCACAAGATACTGCCATCATGGAGCCACCTATCAAGACGGTGGATGCCCTCGCCCAAGCAGAACAGTTGCTGGAACGCGCAGCGCGAATGGACCAAGCCATTCCCCAACACGAGCCCCAACCCCAGATGCTACGTTCCGAGCAGTTTGACGTGGATGTGACGTTTATCGGCGCGGGACCGGGCGGGTATGTGGGAGCCATTCGTGCCGCGCAGCTCGGCGGACGCGTGGTGTGCATAGAAAAAGAGTATCTGGGCGGATGTTGTCTGAACTGGGGGTGCATCCCCACGAAGGCGATGATTGCCGGGGTAGAGCGCTACCAGCAGGTGAAGCACGCTGAGACGTTTGGTATCAGCGTCGGAGAGGTGAGCATCGACTTCGCGAAGCTGATGGCGCATAAAGAGAAGGTGGTTACCACCTTGCGCAATGGCATTGCCAGCCTGTTCAAAAAGAACGGTGTACGCCATGTCGAGGGAACAGGACGTATCGCCGGGCATCATACGGTAGAGGTTGTTAAGCCTGATGGCTCCAAAGAGACCATTCGCACCCGCGCCATTGTGATTGCCACCGGCTCCGCTCCAGTGCGCCTGCCCATACCCGGTCTGGAAGGGGAGGGCATCTGGACGAGCGACGATGCGGTGTCGGCAAAAGAGGTTCCGCCTCGCATGGTGATTATTGGCGCGGGAGCTATCGGCTGTGAGTTTGGCTATATCTACAACGGTCTTGGCTCCAAAGTAACGGTCGTGGAGATTATGCCGCAGATTCTGCCCAATGAGGACGTCGACATCGCTGCCGAGCTACAGCGAAGCCTCACGCGACAGGGTATCCGTTTCCTGCTCAACTCGCGCGTAGTGGAGGTCAAACACGGCAAGAACGGCGTCAAACAGGTGGTCGTGCAGACCGAGAAGGGTGAGGAGACCATCGAGTGCGAGGTAGTGCTGGTAGCGGTAGGACGGCGTGCGGTGCTGGACGGGTTGGGATTGGAGACGGTGAACGTCAAGACACACGAGAAGGGCATCGCCGTCAATGATAAAATGGAGACGAGCGTGCCTGGCATCTACGCTATCGGTGACGTGACCGGGCGCATCCAGCTGGCGCATGTGGCGTCCATGGAGGGCATCGTCGCGGCAAGCAACGCGATGGGGCGGGAGCGACGCATGAACTATCGCGCTGTGCCCAGCTGTGTGTACACTGTACCAGAAGTAGCCTCGGTGGGGCTGACCGAACGGCAGGCGCGCGAGCACGGATACGACGTGCGCGTGGGTAAATATGCCTTTCGCGGGCTGGGCAAAGCGATGGCGATGGGCGAACGCGAGGGGCTGGTGAAGGTGGTCTCCGAAGCACGGTACGGGGAGATACTGGGCGTGCACATCGTGGGTCCCCACGCTACCGACCTTATCGGCGAGCCAGTGACCGCCATCCAGCTGGAAAGCACCATCGAAGAGATGACCTATACTATCCACGCCCACCCAACTCTCACCGAGGCTCTACTGGAAGCTTACGAGGACACCGAGAGGATGGCTATTCACAAGTGAGCGCAATGGAGAGCGACGAGAGCAAGCAGACCTCTGCACGACGCGCACTGGTAGTAGGGCTGCGTCTGCCACCGGACGTAATGGACCGTGCGGAATACATCGCTGCGCTATCGGGAGCGTCGTTGAAAGGGATGTTTCGCCGGTGGATTAGCCATGAGCTGCAGCGCGATCCCCGCTGGAGCTCAGGGGTGATAGAGTGGAGTGAGGCGAACGCG
This Armatimonadota bacterium DNA region includes the following protein-coding sequences:
- the rplU gene encoding 50S ribosomal protein L21, yielding MLAIVRTGGKQYKVEPDTILRVEKLPVAEGQTVELTEVLLVRDENGLRVGTPTVPNAKVVAEVVRHVKGKKVIGFTYKPKKNERRRYGHRQWQTVLRVQSIEA
- the rpmA gene encoding 50S ribosomal protein L27, translating into MAHKKGVGSSRNGRDSKSKRLGVKEYAGEFVKAGSIIIRQRGTKFKPGKNVGMGGDYTLFALVDGVVKYESNDKKNRRVSVVPRTETVTA
- the obg gene encoding GTPase Obg, encoding MFVDEVTIEVQAGDGGSGCVAFRREKYVPRGGPSGGDGGRGGDVVLVADERLTTLLDYHFQRHYRAERGGDGGPNLRHGKHGRHCELRVPLGTVVYDEESGEWLADLIQPGQRVVVARGGRGGHGNAYFANPSQQTPRFAEKGEPGERRRLRLELKLLADVGLVGYPNVGKSTLISRISAAKPKIADYPFTTLVPNLGVVFVEQGRSFVVADLPGLIEGAHAGEGLGHQFLRHVERCRVLVHMLDISGMTGRDPLQDFDVIQRELELYNPDLLRRPMVVALNKVDVAPAELRDRVGDALREKGFAVHLISAATGEGVQSLVYHLAELLDTIPLPTAPVEDMVVIRAPRQDERAWQVAQTGEHEFTVQGKGIERMVKMTDLENEEAVRRLHRKLERIGVLQRLREAGIQHGDTVRIGDEEFDFVDEERWEAS
- the proB gene encoding glutamate 5-kinase, translated to MAYRRVVVKVGTSTLTDETGALDRVYIASLAMQCAAEHRSGTDMVLVSSGAIRAGVEQWEGYVGQPAESLSRATIPFKQAMAAIGQPLLMQAYLAAFAAYDLPVAQVLLTREDFGERHRFLHARNTLQQLLRMGVVPIINENDTVATEEIRFGDNDTLAAMVASLLDADLLILLSDVEGLYERDERGRYTRLVRQVHRLDEHIWRMAQGSGSRVGTGGMITKLQAAQIATTSGVMMVIAHGRHEGIIHQICHGRDFVGTVFYPLPRKLCHRKRWLAYGLPSSGAIVVNEGAKQRIIADGKSLLPAGVLRCEGHFLPQQVVEVRDEGGHVFARGFTNYSSEELTRIAGCQSSQIAEKLGFKRADEVIHRDNLVLVYDAV
- a CDS encoding dihydrolipoyl dehydrogenase; translation: MPQPEAQDTAIMEPPIKTVDALAQAEQLLERAARMDQAIPQHEPQPQMLRSEQFDVDVTFIGAGPGGYVGAIRAAQLGGRVVCIEKEYLGGCCLNWGCIPTKAMIAGVERYQQVKHAETFGISVGEVSIDFAKLMAHKEKVVTTLRNGIASLFKKNGVRHVEGTGRIAGHHTVEVVKPDGSKETIRTRAIVIATGSAPVRLPIPGLEGEGIWTSDDAVSAKEVPPRMVIIGAGAIGCEFGYIYNGLGSKVTVVEIMPQILPNEDVDIAAELQRSLTRQGIRFLLNSRVVEVKHGKNGVKQVVVQTEKGEETIECEVVLVAVGRRAVLDGLGLETVNVKTHEKGIAVNDKMETSVPGIYAIGDVTGRIQLAHVASMEGIVAASNAMGRERRMNYRAVPSCVYTVPEVASVGLTERQAREHGYDVRVGKYAFRGLGKAMAMGEREGLVKVVSEARYGEILGVHIVGPHATDLIGEPVTAIQLESTIEEMTYTIHAHPTLTEALLEAYEDTERMAIHK